A section of the Falco rusticolus isolate bFalRus1 chromosome Z, bFalRus1.pri, whole genome shotgun sequence genome encodes:
- the TICAM2 gene encoding LOW QUALITY PROTEIN: TIR domain-containing adapter molecule 2 (The sequence of the model RefSeq protein was modified relative to this genomic sequence to represent the inferred CDS: inserted 2 bases in 1 codon; deleted 1 base in 1 codon; substituted 3 bases at 3 genomic stop codons), with the protein MTGKHEAVADSCRMCDMSPERADAGLTLCTKEGKAVRQAKTWLWEVLVGFSGREELREHQARGEGVQPVSGMDCLARHRSDFCTVFYRSVVLRAYNDADEAIQIQNLLQNRFYLKSGIIFTAMPXTEHVLENLSDAVNGSAXTIMLLTXNFWNVSWYAFQSFTSLVSALNSTNYNSVLPVRALNNPLSQDKTFGFVLKAANALXEDSPGFEKQVVEIFHQSTYRQR; encoded by the exons ATGACGGGAAAGCACGAAGCAGTGGCAGACTCCTGCCGCATGTGCGATATGAGCCCAGAACGGGCTGACGCTGGCTTAACTTTGTGTACAAAAGAGGGAAAGGCCGTGCGTCAGGCCAAGACCTGGTTGTGGGAGGTCTTGGTGGGCTTCTCAGGGCGGGAGGAGCTCAGAGAGCACCAGGCCCGTGGGGAAGGTGTTCAGCCGGTGTCAGGCATGGATTGCCTCGCTCGGCACCGCTCTG ATTTCTGCACTGTGTTCTATAGGTCTGTGGTTCTGCGTGCTTACAATGATGCAGATGAAGCCATCCAGATCCAGAACCTGCTGCAGAATAGATTTTATCTTAAATCTGGAATAATCTTTACAGCAATGCCTTGAACTGAACATGTATTGGAAAACTTAAGTGACGCTGTGAATGGTTCAGCATAGACTATAATGCTGTTGAC GAATTTTTGGAATGTATCTTGGTATGCGTTTCAGTCTTTCACCTCCCTTGTCAGTGCTCTTAACAGCACAAATTACAACTCTGTGTTACCTGTGAGGGCACTGAATAACCCACTTTCCCAGGATAAAact tttgggtttgttttgaaGGCTGCTAATGCCCTGTAAGAAGATAGTCCTGGCTTTGAAAAACAAGTGGTGGAAATTTTCCACCAGTCTACATACAGGCAACGGTGA